In a single window of the Bradyrhizobium erythrophlei genome:
- a CDS encoding proton-translocating transhydrogenase family protein has product MDHIAQAVDPFVFRLSIFVLAVFVGYFVVWSVTPALHTPLMSVTNAISSVIVVGALLAVGVEMIGSGGAWARGFGFVALIFASVNIFGGFLVTQRMLAMYQKKKK; this is encoded by the coding sequence ATGGATCACATCGCGCAGGCCGTCGATCCCTTCGTGTTCCGGCTGTCGATTTTCGTGCTCGCCGTGTTCGTCGGCTATTTCGTGGTGTGGTCGGTGACCCCCGCGCTGCATACGCCGCTGATGTCGGTGACCAATGCGATCTCCTCCGTGATCGTGGTCGGCGCGCTGCTCGCGGTCGGCGTCGAGATGATCGGCAGCGGCGGGGCCTGGGCCCGCGGCTTCGGCTTCGTCGCGCTGATTTTCGCGTCGGTGAATATTTTCGGCGGCTTTCTGGTGACGCAGCGGATGCTCGCGATGTACCAGAAGAAAAAGAAGTGA
- a CDS encoding type II toxin-antitoxin system death-on-curing family toxin has translation MSEPKEPLWITYDQAVAIHSRQLRRFGGAPGLRDEGMLLSALERPINSCEQSDMAELAAAYAFGLAKNHAFVDGNKRIAFMAMMVFLLKNGVVFGPEPAQSTSIILSLAAGEVSEESLTRWIRDNWPPELRK, from the coding sequence ATGAGCGAGCCGAAAGAGCCGCTCTGGATCACTTATGATCAGGCCGTTGCTATCCACAGCCGCCAACTACGTCGCTTCGGCGGAGCACCGGGCTTGCGTGACGAAGGCATGCTGCTATCCGCGCTTGAACGTCCGATCAACAGTTGCGAACAGTCAGACATGGCCGAGCTTGCGGCAGCCTATGCATTTGGGCTGGCGAAAAATCACGCCTTTGTCGATGGCAACAAGCGCATCGCCTTCATGGCCATGATGGTCTTTCTGCTCAAGAACGGCGTTGTTTTCGGCCCTGAACCTGCACAGTCGACATCCATCATCCTCTCGCTGGCGGCCGGCGAGGTCAGCGAGGAAAGCCTGACCCGCTGGATCAGGGACAATTGGCCGCCCGAACTCCGCAAGTAA
- a CDS encoding alpha/beta hydrolase, which produces MTVLKWLVVLVSVGYVGGLVVLFLVQRSYIFPIPQTERTTPEAAGFPEAEEHILTTADGEKVIVWHVPAKPGHAVVIYFPGNGDFLAGRVSRLRSMTSDGTGLVALSYRGYAGSSGQPSERGLLLDAAAAYAFTAAKYGASRIVVWGFSLGTGVAVALVADQPVGKLILEAPYTSTADVAAARFRFVPVRWLMRDQFRSDQRIARVTAPLLIMHGGRDPVISIALGERLFALAREPKQFVRFPEGGHDDLDAYGAIETARHFIAAAKG; this is translated from the coding sequence ATGACCGTCCTGAAATGGCTCGTCGTTCTCGTATCGGTCGGCTATGTCGGTGGTCTTGTCGTCCTGTTTCTCGTGCAGCGGTCGTACATCTTTCCCATCCCGCAAACGGAGCGCACAACTCCCGAAGCGGCCGGCTTTCCCGAGGCTGAAGAACATATTCTGACCACGGCGGACGGCGAGAAGGTCATTGTCTGGCATGTGCCGGCAAAGCCCGGCCATGCCGTTGTGATTTACTTCCCCGGCAATGGGGATTTTCTCGCCGGCCGCGTCAGCCGTCTTCGGAGCATGACCTCCGATGGCACCGGCCTCGTCGCTTTGTCCTACCGGGGTTATGCCGGATCAAGCGGACAGCCAAGCGAGCGGGGGCTGCTCCTGGATGCCGCCGCGGCCTATGCCTTCACCGCCGCGAAATACGGCGCGAGCCGGATCGTGGTCTGGGGCTTCTCCCTCGGGACCGGGGTTGCGGTGGCGCTGGTGGCCGATCAACCGGTCGGGAAGCTGATACTGGAAGCGCCCTACACCTCGACCGCGGACGTTGCCGCCGCGCGGTTTCGATTCGTGCCGGTACGCTGGCTGATGCGGGACCAGTTTCGCTCCGACCAGCGGATCGCACGTGTCACCGCTCCCCTCCTGATTATGCATGGCGGGAGAGATCCCGTTATTTCGATCGCCCTTGGCGAGAGATTATTCGCGCTGGCCCGTGAGCCGAAACAATTCGTACGGTTTCCCGAAGGCGGCCACGACGATCTGGATGCATATGGTGCGATTGAAACGGCCCGGCATTTCATCGCGGCTGCGAAGGGCTGA
- a CDS encoding aa3-type cytochrome c oxidase subunit IV, protein MAEHNEVAYTTADGNDYPAHEQTYEGFIMLVKYGTAAVIFIVAMLAIFLT, encoded by the coding sequence ATGGCAGAACATAACGAAGTGGCCTACACGACCGCTGACGGTAACGATTATCCGGCCCATGAGCAGACCTATGAGGGCTTCATCATGCTGGTGAAGTACGGCACCGCCGCCGTCATCTTCATCGTTGCCATGTTGGCGATTTTCCTGACCTGA
- a CDS encoding tetratricopeptide repeat protein, whose protein sequence is MPLTLVAIALCGCSINLGSLSSEADHQVPPQAVPSGTEASEAQTITASGEALVRSGKNEEALAEFNKAIALDPNNAQALYNRGPLYQSDQQHQSAIDDFTATNGLTPQRAEPLLARAISYLALDKAKEAASDLDEAVQSDPQNAQIWTTRGLAYERLGDKTKAAGSYARAINIRPKDEAARSGFARVGGKPGQSYDTF, encoded by the coding sequence GTGCCGCTCACGTTGGTCGCGATCGCACTCTGCGGCTGTTCGATCAATCTGGGATCGCTATCATCGGAAGCCGATCATCAAGTGCCTCCGCAGGCGGTTCCATCCGGAACCGAGGCCAGCGAAGCCCAAACCATCACGGCGAGTGGCGAGGCGTTGGTACGATCCGGAAAAAACGAGGAAGCCCTGGCCGAGTTCAACAAGGCGATCGCGCTCGACCCCAATAACGCTCAGGCGTTATACAATCGCGGCCCGCTCTATCAGAGCGATCAGCAGCACCAATCGGCGATCGACGACTTCACCGCCACAAATGGCCTGACGCCGCAGCGCGCCGAACCGTTGCTGGCCCGCGCCATCAGTTATCTCGCGCTCGACAAGGCCAAAGAAGCCGCCAGCGATCTCGACGAGGCGGTGCAGTCCGACCCTCAGAACGCACAGATCTGGACAACCCGGGGGCTGGCCTATGAACGCCTCGGCGACAAGACCAAGGCCGCCGGTTCCTATGCCCGGGCCATCAACATCCGGCCCAAGGACGAAGCCGCCCGCAGCGGCTTTGCCCGCGTCGGCGGCAAGCCCGGCCAGAGCTACGATACGTTCTGA
- a CDS encoding Re/Si-specific NAD(P)(+) transhydrogenase subunit alpha, which translates to MKIAVAKEIDPSEPRVAASPDIVKKYKALGVDIAVEPGAGVKSGLPDTEFIAAGATVSADALKDADIVIKVKRPEASELANYRRGALVIAIMDPYGNDAALKAMADAGISAFAMELMPRITRAQVMDVLSSQANLAGYRAVIEAAEAFGRAFPMMMTAAGTIPAAKVFVMGVGVAGLQAIATARRLGAVVTATDVRPAVKEQVESLGAKFLAVEDEEFKQAETAGGYAKEMSKEYQAKQAALTAEHIKKQDIIITTALIPGRPAPRLVTADMVKSMKPGSVLVDLAVERGGNVEGAKAGEVADVGGIKIVGYTNVAGRVAASASSLYARNLYSFIETLVDKSTKALAVKWDDELVKATALTKDGAVIHPNFQPKA; encoded by the coding sequence ATGAAGATTGCCGTTGCCAAGGAAATCGACCCGTCCGAGCCGCGGGTCGCCGCCTCGCCCGACATCGTGAAAAAATACAAGGCGCTGGGCGTCGATATCGCGGTCGAGCCGGGCGCGGGCGTCAAGTCGGGACTGCCGGATACGGAATTCATCGCGGCCGGCGCCACTGTCAGCGCCGACGCGCTGAAAGATGCCGACATTGTCATCAAGGTGAAGCGGCCCGAGGCCAGCGAGCTTGCCAACTACAGGCGTGGCGCGCTGGTGATCGCCATCATGGATCCCTACGGCAACGACGCCGCGCTGAAGGCAATGGCGGACGCCGGCATATCGGCGTTTGCGATGGAACTGATGCCGCGCATCACCCGCGCCCAGGTGATGGACGTGCTGTCGAGCCAGGCCAATCTCGCCGGCTACCGCGCGGTGATCGAGGCCGCGGAAGCCTTCGGCCGCGCCTTTCCGATGATGATGACCGCGGCCGGAACCATCCCGGCGGCCAAGGTGTTCGTGATGGGGGTCGGCGTCGCCGGGCTGCAGGCGATCGCGACCGCGCGGCGGCTTGGCGCTGTCGTTACCGCGACCGACGTGCGGCCTGCGGTCAAGGAGCAGGTCGAAAGTCTCGGCGCCAAATTCCTCGCGGTCGAGGACGAAGAGTTCAAGCAGGCGGAAACCGCCGGCGGCTATGCCAAGGAAATGTCGAAAGAGTACCAGGCCAAGCAGGCCGCGCTGACCGCCGAGCATATCAAGAAGCAGGACATCATCATCACCACAGCGCTGATACCGGGCCGGCCGGCGCCGCGCCTTGTTACCGCTGACATGGTGAAGTCGATGAAGCCCGGCTCGGTGCTGGTCGATCTCGCGGTCGAGCGCGGCGGCAATGTCGAGGGCGCCAAAGCCGGCGAAGTCGCCGATGTCGGCGGCATCAAGATCGTCGGTTACACCAATGTCGCCGGCCGAGTCGCGGCCTCGGCCTCGAGCCTTTATGCGCGCAACCTGTATTCGTTCATCGAGACGCTGGTCGACAAATCGACCAAGGCGCTGGCGGTGAAGTGGGACGACGAACTGGTCAAGGCCACTGCGCTCACCAAAGACGGCGCCGTCATTCATCCGAACTTCCAGCCGAAAGCTTAA
- the purE gene encoding 5-(carboxyamino)imidazole ribonucleotide mutase → MTAAIAIIMGSQSDWDTMRHAAETLTALGIACEKHIVSAHRTPDRLFAFAKSAKAAGFQIIIAGAGGAAHLPGMTASLTELPVFGVPIESKALSGLDSLYSIVQMPAGVPVGTLAIGKPGAINAALLAASVLALNDPALSSRLAAWRKQQTEAVGERPEGSA, encoded by the coding sequence ATGACCGCCGCCATCGCCATCATCATGGGAAGCCAGTCGGACTGGGACACCATGCGCCATGCCGCCGAAACCCTGACCGCGCTCGGCATTGCCTGCGAGAAGCACATCGTCTCCGCGCATCGCACCCCGGACCGGCTGTTCGCCTTCGCCAAGAGCGCCAAGGCGGCCGGCTTCCAGATCATCATCGCCGGCGCCGGGGGTGCTGCGCATCTGCCGGGCATGACCGCGTCGCTCACGGAACTTCCGGTGTTTGGCGTCCCCATCGAATCCAAGGCGCTGTCCGGCCTCGATTCGCTCTACTCCATTGTCCAGATGCCCGCCGGCGTCCCGGTCGGAACGCTGGCGATCGGCAAGCCCGGCGCCATCAACGCCGCACTGCTCGCGGCCAGCGTGCTTGCGCTCAACGATCCGGCGCTGTCGAGCAGACTTGCTGCCTGGCGCAAGCAGCAGACCGAGGCAGTTGGCGAGCGCCCGGAGGGATCTGCGTGA
- a CDS encoding 5-(carboxyamino)imidazole ribonucleotide synthase, which produces MTFSHPVKLKPGDTIGILGGGQLGRMLAMAAARLGLRCQVFSPDPDSPAFDVVLNATCAEYADVEALELFANDVDVITYEFENVPAAAAMILAARRPVLPNRKILETTQDRLAEKDFVKRLGVGTADYADVSSAVQLRAAISRIGLPAVIKTRRFGYDGKGQTIIRDGDDPDQVWKDLATKSAILEGFIPFEREISVIAARSADGRVECFDVTENEHRDHILKFSHAPADISDALAAQARGIAEKIASALDYIGVLAVEMFVVASAAGPKVLVNEIAPRVHNSGHWTLDGASISQFEQHIRAIAGWPLGKPVRHGPVTMTNLIGDDINDYEQWLTVPGATVHLYGKGPPRPGRKMGHVTQVGALPPKIA; this is translated from the coding sequence GTGACGTTCTCTCATCCGGTGAAGCTTAAGCCCGGCGACACCATCGGAATTCTCGGCGGCGGACAATTGGGCCGGATGCTGGCGATGGCGGCGGCACGGCTCGGCCTGCGTTGTCAGGTCTTTTCACCGGACCCGGATTCGCCGGCGTTCGATGTGGTGCTGAACGCGACCTGCGCGGAATATGCCGACGTCGAGGCACTGGAACTGTTCGCCAACGACGTCGACGTCATCACTTATGAATTCGAGAATGTACCGGCCGCCGCCGCGATGATCCTGGCGGCGCGGCGTCCGGTACTGCCGAACCGGAAAATCCTGGAAACCACCCAGGATCGCCTCGCCGAAAAGGACTTCGTGAAACGATTGGGCGTAGGCACCGCCGATTACGCCGACGTGTCGTCGGCAGTCCAGCTGCGTGCCGCGATCTCGCGCATCGGCCTCCCCGCCGTGATCAAGACCCGCCGCTTCGGCTACGACGGCAAGGGCCAGACGATCATCCGCGACGGCGACGATCCGGACCAGGTCTGGAAGGACCTTGCCACCAAGTCCGCGATCCTCGAGGGCTTCATTCCTTTCGAGCGTGAAATCTCCGTCATCGCCGCACGCTCGGCCGACGGCCGTGTCGAATGCTTCGACGTCACCGAAAACGAACACCGCGACCACATCCTGAAATTCTCCCATGCCCCGGCCGATATCTCCGATGCGCTGGCGGCTCAGGCGCGCGGCATCGCCGAGAAGATCGCCAGCGCGCTCGACTACATCGGCGTGCTCGCGGTCGAAATGTTTGTGGTGGCAAGCGCCGCCGGGCCGAAAGTGCTGGTCAACGAGATTGCGCCGCGGGTGCACAATTCCGGCCACTGGACGCTCGACGGCGCCTCGATCTCGCAGTTCGAGCAGCACATCCGCGCCATCGCCGGCTGGCCGCTCGGCAAGCCGGTCCGTCATGGTCCGGTCACCATGACCAATCTGATCGGGGACGATATCAATGACTACGAGCAGTGGCTGACGGTCCCGGGCGCGACCGTTCACCTCTACGGCAAGGGCCCGCCGCGGCCCGGCCGCAAGATGGGGCATGTGACACAGGTTGGAGCACTACCGCCAAAAATCGCGTGA
- a CDS encoding AbrB family transcriptional regulator, with protein MKIEIRKIGNSDGLLLPRELIQRLDLKRGQELHITELAGGGFQAMPYDPDFEKTMEIADQVMDKYRDALAALAK; from the coding sequence ATGAAGATTGAAATCAGGAAGATCGGCAATTCCGATGGCCTCCTGTTGCCTCGTGAATTGATACAGCGGCTCGACCTCAAGCGGGGCCAGGAACTGCACATTACCGAACTCGCCGGAGGCGGATTTCAGGCCATGCCCTACGATCCCGACTTCGAGAAGACCATGGAGATCGCGGACCAGGTTATGGACAAGTACCGGGACGCGCTCGCGGCGCTTGCAAAATAG
- a CDS encoding calcium:proton antiporter, protein MSSHGPMPRSAWIFPLLSALLFATATGAGFTFTPSVAGLVFAVALLVVLFGTVFAAVHHAEVIAERIGEPYGTLLLTLAVTIIEVALIAAIMLGEKPVPTLARDTVFAVMMIVCNGLVGICILTGGLRHREQDFQITGSSLYLSVLFVLATITLIMPNYTLTTPGPVYSASQLGFVSVVTLILYGVFLYTQTFLHRDYFISNAAGAGKDGMSTSNRMLGLSIVLLLVSLLAVVLLAKKFSLVVDFTIASIGAPPAFAGVLVALLILLPESVAAVTAARRNDLQKSINLALGSSLATIGLTIPAVAVAAYALDKQLVLGLDTQEMVLLVLTFILSMLTFGTGRTNILFGLVHLVVFAVFVFLVFVP, encoded by the coding sequence ATGAGTTCGCACGGCCCGATGCCGCGATCGGCGTGGATTTTCCCGTTATTGTCCGCTTTGTTGTTTGCAACCGCCACCGGCGCAGGTTTCACGTTCACGCCGTCGGTCGCGGGGCTGGTGTTCGCGGTGGCGCTGCTGGTCGTCCTGTTCGGCACGGTATTCGCGGCCGTCCACCATGCCGAGGTGATCGCCGAGCGGATCGGCGAGCCCTACGGCACGCTGCTGCTGACGTTGGCAGTCACCATCATCGAGGTGGCGCTGATCGCGGCCATCATGCTCGGTGAAAAGCCAGTGCCCACACTAGCGCGCGACACTGTATTTGCCGTGATGATGATCGTCTGCAACGGTTTGGTCGGCATCTGTATCCTGACCGGCGGCTTGCGCCACCGCGAGCAGGATTTCCAGATCACCGGGTCCAGCCTTTATCTGAGCGTGCTGTTTGTGCTGGCGACCATCACGCTGATCATGCCGAACTATACGCTGACCACGCCGGGACCGGTCTACTCGGCGAGTCAACTGGGCTTCGTCAGTGTCGTCACCCTCATCCTCTATGGCGTGTTTCTGTATACCCAGACCTTCCTGCACCGGGATTATTTCATCAGCAATGCCGCCGGCGCCGGGAAAGACGGGATGTCCACGTCGAACCGGATGCTCGGCTTAAGCATCGTCCTGCTCCTGGTCTCGCTGCTCGCCGTTGTGCTGCTGGCGAAAAAATTCTCGCTCGTGGTCGATTTCACGATCGCGTCGATCGGTGCCCCGCCGGCGTTCGCCGGCGTCCTGGTCGCGCTCTTGATCCTGCTGCCGGAAAGCGTCGCCGCCGTTACTGCTGCGCGCAGGAACGATCTGCAGAAAAGCATCAATCTGGCGCTCGGCTCGTCGCTTGCCACGATCGGGCTGACGATTCCGGCGGTCGCGGTAGCGGCTTACGCGTTGGATAAACAACTGGTGCTTGGGCTCGATACCCAGGAGATGGTGCTCCTGGTGCTGACGTTCATCCTGAGCATGCTCACCTTCGGCACCGGCCGTACCAACATCCTGTTCGGGCTGGTCCATCTCGTGGTATTTGCCGTATTCGTGTTTCTGGTGTTCGTGCCATGA
- the rpsU gene encoding 30S ribosomal protein S21 has protein sequence MQVLVRDNNVDQALKALKKKMQREGIFREMKLRGHYEKPSEKKAREKAEAVRRARKLARKKLQREGLLPMKPKPVFGAGPGAERGGAGGRGGPGAGPRGGGGMR, from the coding sequence GTGCAGGTTCTCGTTCGCGATAACAATGTCGATCAAGCCCTCAAGGCGCTGAAGAAAAAGATGCAGCGCGAGGGGATTTTCCGCGAGATGAAGCTCCGCGGCCATTATGAAAAGCCCTCCGAGAAAAAGGCCCGTGAAAAGGCGGAAGCCGTGCGCCGCGCACGCAAGCTCGCCCGCAAGAAGCTGCAGCGTGAAGGCCTGCTGCCGATGAAGCCGAAGCCGGTGTTTGGCGCCGGTCCGGGCGCTGAGCGCGGTGGCGCCGGCGGCCGCGGCGGTCCAGGCGCCGGTCCACGCGGCGGCGGCGGCATGCGCTGA
- a CDS encoding NAD(P)(+) transhydrogenase (Re/Si-specific) subunit beta has protein sequence MNANLAAVLYLVAGVLFILSLRGLSSPASSRQGNFFGMIGMAIAVATTLASHPPADGVAWVLVILGIAIGGSIGAVIARRVPMTSMPELVAAFHSLVGMAAVLVAAGAFYAPEAFDIGTPGNIHPQSLVEMSLGVAIGALTFTGSVIAFAKLSGRMSGAPIILPARHVINIVLGLALVVFIVGLVMSGSALDFWLIVIIALALGALLIIPIGGADMPVVISMLNSYSGWAAAGIGFTLGNSALIITGALVGSSGAILSYIMCHAMNRSFISVILGGFGGETAAAGAGAGGEARPVKLGSADDAAFIMKNAQKVIIVPGYGMAVAQAQHALREMADTLKKEGVEVKYAIHPVAGRMPGHMNVLLAEANVPYDEVFELEDINSEFAQADVAFVIGANDVTNPAAEDDPKSPIYGMPVLQVWKAGTVMFIKRSLASGYAGIDNPLFYRDNTMMLLGDAKKMTENIVKAL, from the coding sequence ATGAACGCCAATCTCGCTGCGGTCCTGTATCTCGTCGCCGGCGTCCTGTTCATCCTGTCGCTGCGCGGGCTGTCGAGCCCGGCCTCGAGCCGTCAGGGCAACTTCTTCGGCATGATCGGCATGGCGATCGCGGTGGCGACCACGCTGGCATCGCATCCGCCGGCGGATGGTGTCGCCTGGGTGCTGGTCATTCTCGGCATCGCGATCGGCGGTTCTATTGGCGCGGTCATCGCACGCCGGGTGCCGATGACGTCGATGCCGGAACTGGTCGCGGCGTTCCACTCGCTGGTCGGCATGGCGGCGGTGCTGGTCGCGGCCGGAGCGTTCTACGCGCCCGAGGCCTTCGACATCGGCACGCCCGGAAACATCCATCCGCAGAGCCTGGTTGAAATGTCGCTCGGCGTCGCTATCGGCGCGCTGACATTCACCGGATCGGTCATTGCGTTTGCAAAACTGTCGGGACGCATGAGCGGCGCGCCGATCATTTTGCCGGCGCGCCACGTCATCAACATTGTGCTCGGCCTGGCGCTGGTCGTGTTCATCGTCGGCCTCGTGATGTCGGGCAGCGCGCTCGACTTCTGGCTGATCGTCATCATCGCGCTGGCGCTCGGTGCGCTTCTGATCATCCCGATCGGCGGCGCCGACATGCCGGTCGTGATCTCGATGCTGAACTCCTATTCGGGCTGGGCTGCCGCCGGCATCGGATTCACGCTGGGCAATTCGGCGCTGATCATCACCGGCGCGCTGGTGGGCTCGTCCGGCGCGATCCTGTCCTACATCATGTGCCATGCGATGAACCGTTCATTCATCTCGGTCATCCTCGGCGGGTTTGGCGGCGAAACAGCCGCCGCGGGCGCGGGTGCGGGCGGCGAGGCGCGCCCGGTGAAACTCGGTTCTGCCGACGATGCCGCCTTCATCATGAAGAACGCGCAGAAAGTCATCATCGTGCCCGGCTACGGCATGGCGGTGGCGCAGGCGCAGCACGCGTTGCGGGAGATGGCTGACACCCTCAAGAAGGAAGGCGTCGAGGTCAAGTACGCGATTCACCCGGTAGCGGGCCGCATGCCCGGCCACATGAACGTGTTGCTCGCCGAAGCCAACGTGCCCTATGACGAGGTGTTCGAACTCGAGGACATCAATTCGGAGTTCGCCCAGGCCGACGTCGCCTTCGTGATCGGCGCCAACGACGTCACCAACCCGGCGGCCGAGGACGATCCGAAATCGCCGATTTACGGCATGCCGGTGCTGCAGGTCTGGAAGGCCGGCACCGTGATGTTCATCAAGCGCTCGCTGGCGTCAGGCTATGCCGGCATCGACAATCCCTTGTTCTACCGCGACAACACGATGATGCTGCTCGGCGACGCCAAGAAGATGACCGAGAACATCGTCAAGGCGCTGTGA
- a CDS encoding cupin domain-containing protein, translating to MLSAKSDVQVDTPEVRVTEWRLAPGSATGHHIHEMDYVIVPVTSGEMTIVAPNGERSKAQLGLGKSYFRKAGVEHDVLNETAIEIVFLEVELKP from the coding sequence ATGCTAAGCGCCAAATCAGATGTTCAGGTCGATACGCCGGAAGTCCGCGTCACCGAGTGGCGGCTGGCGCCGGGCAGCGCCACCGGCCACCACATTCACGAAATGGACTATGTCATTGTTCCCGTGACCTCGGGCGAAATGACCATCGTGGCGCCCAACGGGGAAAGGTCCAAAGCCCAGCTCGGGCTTGGCAAATCCTACTTCCGCAAGGCCGGGGTGGAACATGACGTGCTCAACGAGACAGCCATTGAAATCGTGTTCCTGGAAGTGGAGTTGAAACCGTAA